The bacterium genomic sequence GCAATTTTTTCAACATGTACGAGTTTATAATTTGTGAACAGCTTTTTTATGTTGATAACTTTTTACTTGAATTTTAATTATTTGATTTTTATTTATTAATAATGTTAATAAATTGTGGATTAATGTTAGTTAATAAATTTGTCTTGCGTTTAAAAAGGTCGTTCTTTATAATGGAGCTACCCCTGTTGAGAGAGCTTTTCAGAATTGGAAACAATCCTGAATTTGGCATCAAAAAGGATGTGTTCTCCATACCGGAAGTGTGTTGCGATAGACCTGATCCGGCACACTTTAAATACAAATTAAATTTTGCAAATTTTTGGCAAAGGCAGAAGTCAGAAATGATAATCATTTCTGAACGATAGGTTTTTCACTCATTTTTGATTCACTGAAGATCGATTTTATATACTTATTTAACCAATCTAACGTTAAGGATTCTTGATCATGGCAGTCAAAAACTCAGATGCTCGGGTTGTGGAGGTTAAATCATCTCCAAAAAAAGTGACAAATCAGACCATCAACGGCATTGCCTATGATGGGGCCAAAGGATTGCGTATGCACCGTTATTTTACGACGGAAGCTGTGCATCCCTTTGACCGTATCGAGTGGGAAAAACGCAGTAGCGTTATTACCGAACCGGACGGAACGGTCGTTTTTGAAATGAAAGACCTTGAATTTCCGAAATCCTGGTCGCAATTGGCGACGGATATTGCCGCCTCCAAGTATTTTCGCAAAGCCGGCGTGCCCGGCACCGGTCATGAGACCAGCGTTCGCCAACTTGTTTACCGCGTAGCACATACCATTCGCACGGAAGGCGAGGCGATGGGCTATTTCGATTCGTCCAAAGATGCCGACGTATTCGAAATGGAACTCACGCACTTGCTTGCCAATCAAATGGGTGCGTTCAATTCGCCGGTTTGGTTCAACTGCGGTCTGTCGCATGAATACGGCATCAAAGGTTCCGGCGGCAATTTCTACTGGGATATGAAAAAACAAATGATCGAACAAACCGTCGATTCATATTCCAAGCCGCAATGTTCGGCGTGTTTTATTCAATCCGTCGGCGACGACTTGATGGGCATTTTCGAATTAGCCAAAAACGAGGCCAAACTTTTCAAATACGGTTCGGGCACAGGCAGTAACTTTTCCGCTCTCCGCGGTAAACAGGAAAAACTTTCCGGCGGCGGTACGTCATCCGGTCTGATGTCTTTTCTCGCGGTCTTGGATCGCGGCGCTGGCGCTACCAAATCCGGCGGCACGACGCGCCGAGCGGCCAAAATGGTTTGTCTCGACATGGATCACCCGGAAATCGAAGATTTTATCAATTGGAAAGTAAAAGAAGAGAAAAAAGTCAAAGCGTTGATGGATGCCGGTTATGATTCCGACTTCAACGGCGAAGCGTACCAAACCGTTTCCGGCCAAAACTCCAACAACTCTGTCCGTGTGTCGGATAAATTTATGAACGCCGTACTCGAAGACGGGGAATGGAAGACCTTGGCCCGCACGTCCGGCGACGTCGTCGATACTTATAAAGCCCGCGCGTTGTACGAACAAGTTGCATTTGCGGCTTGGGCGTGCGCCGATCCGGGCGTGCAGTTCGACGATACGATCAACGACTGGCACACGTGTCCGAATACGGACAAAATTCACGCATCGAATCCTTGCTCGGAATATATGTTCCTCGACGACAGCGCGTGTAATCTTGCATCGATCAATTTGATGAAATTTGCCGACGAGAACGGCCATTTTGATATCGAAGGGTATCGCGAAGCCTGCCGCATTTTTATCATTGCACAGGAAATTCTCGTCGATATGTCGTCGTATCCGACGCAGCAGATCGCGCAAAACAGCCATGATTATCGCCCGCTCGGTTTGGGTTACGCCAATCTCGGAACGTTGCTGATGGTCAATGGTTTGCCGTACGATTCCGAAGAAGGCCGCGCGGTCGCAGGTGCGATCACGTCGATCATGCACGCCGCCGCTTACAGCGGTTCAGCCGAAGTGGCTGCCGTCAAAGGCCCGTTCCCGGGTTACAAGAAAAACGAAAAACCGATGTTGCGCGTGATGAATAAACACCGCGACGCCGCTTATAAAATCAGTCCCGATTTCTGTCCGGACGATCTGATCAAAGCCGCGCGTGCAGATTGGGATACTTGCGTCACGCTGGGCGAAAAATACGGTTACCGTAACGCGCAGGCGACGGTGCTCGCGCCGACCGGCACGATCGGGCTTCTCATGGATTGCGATACGACGGGCGTCGAGCCGGAATTTTCACTCGTGAAATGGAAAAAATTAGCCGGCGGCGGTTATTTCAAGATCGTCAATAATTCCATTCCGCAAACGCTGAATAAATTAGGATATACCGCTGAGGAGATCGATGGTATCATCAAATATATCCTCGGCCACGGCACATTCAACGGTGCGCCGTACGTGAACCCGGATCAACTCAAACAAATGGGTTTCACCGACAAGGAAATTGACGAAGCGGAGGAATACGTCAACAAAAACAAATCGCTCGACGAATGGACGCCAAATGTGAATATCAAAACGCTCAAAGCCCGCGGACTTTCGGGCGAACAGATCTCCCGCGCGGTGATCTACATCGGCGGCGCGCAAACGGTCGAAGGCACGCATTTGCTCAAAGAAGAACATCTCGCTGTATTCGATTGCGCCAATAAATGCGGTATCGGCAAACGGTTCATCGATCCGATGGGACACGTGAAGATGATGTCGGCCGTGCAACCGTTCCTTTCCGGCGCGATTTCCAAAACGGTAAACATTCCCAACGAAGCCACCGTCAAAGACATCGAAAAAATTTATTTCGAAGCGTGGAAACTCGGCCTCAAAGCGATCGCTCTGTACCGCGACGGATCGAAATTCTCTCAGCCTTTGACAAGTAAAGCCATTTCGTCGGAAACAGCCACGGACAGTTCGGCGATCACGCAGGAACAGCTCGATAAAGCTGTCGCGGATGCGGTAGCGAAAGTGAATAAAGAATTGCGTCGCGGCCAGAAAAAACCGATCCCGCACAAACGCCACGGCTTCACACAGGAAGTATCGCTCGGCGGCCATAAGATTTATTTCCGCACCGGCGAATACGAAAACGGCCAGCTCGGCGAAATCTTCATCGACATGTTCAAAGAAGGCGCGGCTTACCGTAGCTTGTTAAACTGTTTTGCCGTCGCGGTGTCGATGGGATTGCAATACGGCGTGCCGCTGGAGAAATTCGTCGAGAAATTCACCTTCACACGGTTCGAGCCGAGCGGATTCACCGATCACCCGAATATCAAAAATGCGACGTCGATTCTCGACTTTATTTTCAGAGTACTCGGCATGGAATATTTAGGACGGATGGATTTCGTTCACGTGCCGCCGACATTGGACAATGAAGCGCCCGCGCAGAAAGACGATGTCAAACCGACCGCTACGATGGAAACGCCGGCCGCTTCGAAAGAGATCGGCGCAAACCAGATGGAAAGACAACTCAGCGAAATGATGGGCGACGCCCCGGCGTGCGACGTCTGCGGTCACATGACCGTCCGCAACGGCGCCTGCTACAAGTGCCTCAACTGCGGCAACAGCATGGGCTGTTCGTAATGTTTTAACCTCCACTAGGAGGTCGCGTCGTGGGGGACGCGAAGTGATAGTAAAATTAACAAACCACACAACGTCCCGAAGTTTTGGGAAGTTGTGTGGTTTTTTTATTTATAACGACTGTTGTCGTTTCAGTCCCGTCATTGTCATTCCCGCAAACGCGGGAATCCAGATTCGCGACTGTCATTCCGACAAATCAGGATAGACTCCGGCAGGAGTTCCGACAGCCTCGGCAATAGTCATTCCCGCGAAAGCGGGAATCCAGAGAGGAAACTATACTATGAAAAAGAAAATTGTAATCTTAACCGGCGCGGGATTCACAAAGCTTTGGGATGCACCCACTACAAAGGATATTACGGATAGTGTATGTAACTTGAAAGAACCGTTGGTAGATAAGGTCTATGAATTATTGAAAAAACAGAAGGAAATTAATTCTATAAATTTTGAACACATTATTAATGAGATTGAAGAAATACATCAATACTTCTGTAGAAAATCTAAACTAGAGCTTCAAAGTCATGGAGGCTTTTCACACGCTAAAACTGATTGGAGTATTTCAGATTCAACACGGGATGAAATCTTTACTTTTCCATTGAATGATGAAATAAAAAGATTTTGTGAAGACAAATACTATCCACTTCAAAAAGGCCTTAACATAAGCAATCTGCCGCCAAGTGATGATATCCAGCGAAATATCCGAGACGTCTATGAGAACATAATTGATCGTATCTTTGGAAGAGTTATCGAATATGTTGATCGGTCTAAACTGTCGTGCAAAGATTCAATGAATAAGCTTATGAGTTTTTTAAGTTTTTTCTTCGACTATACCATACGATCTTACACTCTTAACTACGATCATATTGTGAATTCTATTTTAGATGGTTTCGATGGTTTTGATCAAAAAATTGATGCTGAATATTATGCGGCCAATCCTCAAAGGATATTCAGATGCTTAGATGAGAATTGCAATTTTAATTTACACGGTTCAATATATTATGAATCAAGACCAAACAATAACTGGTTTGAATGGGTCAGGGGTGTTAACTACTCCATACAATCTGAACCAGACAAATACGATCAAAAAGGTAATCCTATATTGATGACGCCAATAATTACTGGTCTTAATAAAGCTAATAGGATTCTATTTAAGCCTATGTCATATTTTTTTCATGCATTCCAAACCGATTGTCTTCAAGCAAATATTATTATGACATTAGGGTATTCTTTTTCTGATGTACATATCAATCAAGCGATACAAGCAGCCCTTGATATTGGAAATTGTAAATTTGTTTCAGTGGATTGCGCCGGATGGGATAAAAATATTGATGATATTTATTCTGATGAACAATGGAAAAAGCTAACAGACTT encodes the following:
- a CDS encoding vitamin B12-dependent ribonucleotide reductase; this encodes MAVKNSDARVVEVKSSPKKVTNQTINGIAYDGAKGLRMHRYFTTEAVHPFDRIEWEKRSSVITEPDGTVVFEMKDLEFPKSWSQLATDIAASKYFRKAGVPGTGHETSVRQLVYRVAHTIRTEGEAMGYFDSSKDADVFEMELTHLLANQMGAFNSPVWFNCGLSHEYGIKGSGGNFYWDMKKQMIEQTVDSYSKPQCSACFIQSVGDDLMGIFELAKNEAKLFKYGSGTGSNFSALRGKQEKLSGGGTSSGLMSFLAVLDRGAGATKSGGTTRRAAKMVCLDMDHPEIEDFINWKVKEEKKVKALMDAGYDSDFNGEAYQTVSGQNSNNSVRVSDKFMNAVLEDGEWKTLARTSGDVVDTYKARALYEQVAFAAWACADPGVQFDDTINDWHTCPNTDKIHASNPCSEYMFLDDSACNLASINLMKFADENGHFDIEGYREACRIFIIAQEILVDMSSYPTQQIAQNSHDYRPLGLGYANLGTLLMVNGLPYDSEEGRAVAGAITSIMHAAAYSGSAEVAAVKGPFPGYKKNEKPMLRVMNKHRDAAYKISPDFCPDDLIKAARADWDTCVTLGEKYGYRNAQATVLAPTGTIGLLMDCDTTGVEPEFSLVKWKKLAGGGYFKIVNNSIPQTLNKLGYTAEEIDGIIKYILGHGTFNGAPYVNPDQLKQMGFTDKEIDEAEEYVNKNKSLDEWTPNVNIKTLKARGLSGEQISRAVIYIGGAQTVEGTHLLKEEHLAVFDCANKCGIGKRFIDPMGHVKMMSAVQPFLSGAISKTVNIPNEATVKDIEKIYFEAWKLGLKAIALYRDGSKFSQPLTSKAISSETATDSSAITQEQLDKAVADAVAKVNKELRRGQKKPIPHKRHGFTQEVSLGGHKIYFRTGEYENGQLGEIFIDMFKEGAAYRSLLNCFAVAVSMGLQYGVPLEKFVEKFTFTRFEPSGFTDHPNIKNATSILDFIFRVLGMEYLGRMDFVHVPPTLDNEAPAQKDDVKPTATMETPAASKEIGANQMERQLSEMMGDAPACDVCGHMTVRNGACYKCLNCGNSMGCS
- a CDS encoding SIR2 family protein; translated protein: MKKKIVILTGAGFTKLWDAPTTKDITDSVCNLKEPLVDKVYELLKKQKEINSINFEHIINEIEEIHQYFCRKSKLELQSHGGFSHAKTDWSISDSTRDEIFTFPLNDEIKRFCEDKYYPLQKGLNISNLPPSDDIQRNIRDVYENIIDRIFGRVIEYVDRSKLSCKDSMNKLMSFLSFFFDYTIRSYTLNYDHIVNSILDGFDGFDQKIDAEYYAANPQRIFRCLDENCNFNLHGSIYYESRPNNNWFEWVRGVNYSIQSEPDKYDQKGNPILMTPIITGLNKANRILFKPMSYFFHAFQTDCLQANIIMTLGYSFSDVHINQAIQAALDIGNCKFVSVDCAGWDKNIDDIYSDEQWKKLTDLNIPSNKEYCVAYPPKTNNNGLFYRDRRYLYLKGIDKFVEDEDAWELIKK